From Quercus robur chromosome 8, dhQueRobu3.1, whole genome shotgun sequence:
CATCCATTTTCTCAGCCaccaaaaaaaaccctaacaaaTCAAACATTGATGAAATGCAATttccaaagagagagagagagagagagagaaagagagactgaCTGGTGTGGTTCCACTTCACTGAATTGACTAAGCAACCAGGAGAGGGAGTGTAGGTCAAAGCGCAAGGATCGCCGGCCTTCACCGAAACATCGAAGAGCTTCACAGTGTCTCCTCCGCTTGCCGCCAATAACGCCATTGCTGGATCCGATAAATTCatcgtttctttttttttttttctttttctctcttttactcTTTCACTGCGAACTTTACTAAAATATAAAGCACCACCTACCACTAAAATTTTCCCAGGAAAATCAATTCAGCAATAGAAATAGCAAATCAACGCATTCTATTTTGAttataattcaaattcaatGGAAATGGAGTTTCCTTCGTTTCGttttttcaaacattttttcaatttttttgggatttggTTTTCCCTGAGAAACCCTACatgagagaggcagagagagagaggttgggCCGTTGGGACGAAAATTTAAAATGAGAGAGCGCCTTTATGCTGAAGGAGCCCagctttccttttatcttcttttttttttttttaagtttttgaaaaggaaaattgtAATCATAATGTTGACAACAAACTTGGGCCTAGTAGTCGGTTGCAAACAGTAAAATGATCTTTTGCTTAATTTCCCACTTTTGCGTGATGATATTTGCCTTAAAATGCATTTCCTTTCAATCTACTTTAGTAAAAATTACTATCTacgaaaaaagtaaaaagtgtGTTTTTTGGAATTGGATTTTATGAAATTGGTATTGAACTATGATGGGATTCGTTGCCAAATCTAAGCTTTGTGGATGTCATTTCGTTAATTGATAATAatgttttcattaaaaacaaaattggtaaTAATATTTTcccactaaattttaaaattacacaGGTGactttattgaaaatatataatcttcctgaaagaaaattggaaaataaatagtgtaaaaaaatcataactattatttttcttctctaagcAATAGCCCTGGACCATTCTCTTCAGAATAGAGATGTCTTGTCATGTTTTTTTGGCATCATTTGCCCAATACTTTACTTATAGGCAACCTTtacaaaggattttttttttttttcttttcttttgagaatgaatttattattattattattattattttgcttcataacattacaaaatttttattttaaccctttatatttgattttattttcatattgcACATGTTATCCATTTTCTTTAATAATCTAATGATACTTGATACTATGGAAAACATGTTCTAACGGGTGACACTTATCTGACAAAGCTAACAGCTAAATTAATGAcagaaataaaatcatattatatgaGTGATATGTCTTaacgaaaataatttatttcacTTATCGgtcaattcttaaaaaataataaaatataacccGAAACCCTAAGACTGAAAATGTGCTTTAAGCTAAAAATATTGTCACTAAAATACCAGCTCTATAACATTCGCTAGACCTGGCCCGTCGTAGCTGATCTGGTTGAAGCATAGCAAAGGCATAAAGCTGCTTTGAAATTAGATGATTGACAGAACTAGAATTGGGAATATTGTGTATATGAGATGCCTTTGGCAATGCTCAGCCAGACCAAAATGGCAAGAATCACAACATTCCTGCTGCAGCAAAATCAAAATGCCAAGTGGCACTCACATCCAAGTGGCAATAATCATGGATGGCCAACAAGACCACatccataaataaaaatcacacTTTGGAATACAATAATAAACAGCCACCACTCGCATATTACTACCTCTTCAACATCAAAATaagcctaaaatatttttaaccaagaaaaataaaaataaaaaacctaaaatatttgAGATAAACAGCTCACAAATAGTTCAGCAAACCCCGTGCGAAATGTAAATGAGGCAATTTCCGTTGCCCACAATGGAAAGCACAACTATGAATTACCCATCAAATATATGTACACATTGTGTCAGTCACAGATGATGAGGTAATGAGAAAGGTAAAccagcaaaataaaaattttctgcCTTGTGCCCTCCACACTAGTCCCAAGACCTAACTTCCTCCTCCCCAACTCACATGAGTTATAGCACAACAGACGGCACTTGCATCTCCTTGAGTTAGAAGGAACCTACGATGTTGGAAATCTTCATTTTCAGCCAATTCACCATGAAAAAAGAGGAGGACCTCTGCATGAAAATGAATAAACAGATAAATGAAGGAGAAGAGGCAATAGTTGAGAAACAGAGCTGCTGTGATTATTGAATGTTTGACTGTTGAACCTTTAATTTACTAAATGCAGAGACAACAAGCAATAAGATACAAGTCACACGTATAATGTATTTAGAATGCAGATCAACATCTCAGAGACCATAACCAGTACCAACAGTACACATAATCATATCAAATGGCTCTTTCCCCTGTGTGTTTTGACTCAAAGATGAGATTATTGATGCTCATTAAAGGTATGAGTCAGGTACGATTAATTTCCAAGTTCAAGAAAGTTATTTGTCCTGCTCACTCGGTTGTTTTCTCAATAATGAGTACAGCATAAACAAAGTACATTATGTGGTATTCCAAGCAAAAATGAGCCACCCAACTTGTCTTGCCCCATCCAAacaattttactttcaaacaaAGATACATTCTATAATTTAAAGTGGCAATAAAAAAGGTTGaaacaagaaagaaatagtttttttttttttttataaagactgtagaaagaataaaaaacaatgtGGGGAAGATGATTGTTGATAATATCAATGGTTAAGATGAAACACAACTGCCCACCTTCCCCCGATCAATGTTGCAGGGAACTCTTTCGGAAACATAGTGCACTTATTGTAGCACAACGCCGATACACACAATCCCTGCTTTAACTAACAAAacccttgtgtttatttatgTACAAATTAAGATTAAACAgacattgaaacaaaaaaaataatacaagaaagaaataatatttgataactatgttttctcaaaaatctctctttatAAGAAATCAAACTGAGAAAAGACACTTTCTCTTAATAACAACTATGTACCCACTGTTTGATATTTTCAGGGCTTTAGATGGATACTAAAGTATTTGTAAGTTAACCAACCAACTTGATTCCCCCAACCACACCacccacaaaaaagaaaaaaagcttcCAACTCTTCTGCATGGGAAATAACAAGATAACaatagtaaaatataatttatacaaTTGAGACACACACCCACACATCCTCATGCTCCTATGCCTGGAGGTGTGCAACACACAtcattattagtaaataaaggAAGGAAGCAATAAATAAGACTGACCTTGGTAAAGATGAAGGAGCAGTATATAGCTACCATCACATTTTGTTTGACATCAtgaactttgtttttttctctgctGGCTTAAGAATCTGGAAAGAGCACATCAAATCTTCATCTACAATCATCATTGCACCAGCATTATCAAATTCACCACAGTAATTTGGGGCGGAAAATATCGTAACAAGTTGCCTGTCAGCAAAGAATTCATACCCATCCTCCACAACCTATACCATAATAATTATTCAGGTATCCAAACTCCAGAATGAGTAGAACAGGagggaaattattatttaaaaaaggaAAGGGGGGGGGGAAGAAGAGCAAAGTCAGTGACCTGATGGGCACGACAGACAAGGTCCAAATCATGCTTTGTTAAGAACTCTGTCACCTTATCAGGCCCAAAGGTGTATGAGACTCCTCTGTCATTCATTCCCCATCCTTTAACATCTCTACCAGGATCTGACCAGAGCAAATCACACAGCAACCCAGTGTCCGGAACAGCAGTTGGACGACTTAAATTTCTAATTTGATCCAAGTTTGTCAGATCAGGTGAAAGGCCACCATGCATGCACAATATTTTGTCATCTATAAGAGCTGCTACAGGAAGGCAGTTAAAACAGTCTGTAAAGGCTTTCCAAAGTCTCACATTGAATCGCCGCTTACATTCATCATAAAATCCATATATCCGATTAATAGAAGCACATTCATGATTTCCTCTtagaagaaagaaattctctGGATATTTAATCTTATAGGCAAGCAAGAGGCATATTGTTTCCAAACTCTGCTTGCCACGATCCACATAGTCCCctaaaaatagataatttgcaTTAGGAGGAAAACCCCCATATTCAAAAAGCCTTAATAAATCACTGTATTGTCCATGAATGTCACctgaaaatagaaagaagaaattcacAAGGTGAGATTCAAATCCACAAAATTAGGACAgttatttcattaaaatgaaTAATCATAATTGCCTCTTGAGCATGAGCTCTAGAGCAGATtagtccattttttttaaatggcaccctagtgggttttgaacccacaacTTCACCCTATATGACATAGGATAACCACACTATTTCAATGGAACAATACAACAACAATAGAACAAAAGGGTAaaccctaggagtcagcacctaaggGTTGCTTGGAGTCAACACCAAGCAAAACTAGAGTCGGCACCAATGTaaagaaaacacacatttttaataattctgAAAAAGCTAtcttacaataataaaaaaaagtgcttaaatagctaacaataaaatgcataaagaaACCCTAATTATTAAATACTCGGGCTTGCTTAATCTCAAGCCCAATAACTAATAGGCTCCATCCATAAGGCCACAGGTTGGGCCGtcctttttttgcttttcctcCTATACATGCGTATAATTGGGGGCTTGTACCTCGTGTCCGCACCACTATACCTTGATCTTACAAGGAGAAGATGTGCGCCAAATTAACTCTTAGTCCTCTTGGATTTGttaaaaatgtcaaatataGCCCAAACCCCACTCTACTCATTAAAAGTTAAATagggataaattttttttttttataagtaaaaaaagagGGTTAAATTCTGATAAAGGAATCAGCTTGTCCTAATCCTTCTATTGTTGACAACCACAGCATAACAAGGATCTCTTTCACAACGGCTTACTACCTAAGCATCCATGCTGCCATTCACCAAAGTTCCTTCAAAAACTCATTAACAAACATGGCCACATTAGATTAGGTGTCGATAAACATGGactcttattttttataggtaatataagaattattattgatgaaaatggaaaaagaaacatACAATGTGTTCCTGAGAATGAACACAGCAAAGCACAAAACAGAACACCACAGAAAACAATCAAGAGACTAAactaagagaagaaaaaaactgaaCAATAAGTCAGTAGACATGGACCCTAATGACTTATGAAGCCCTTGCACCCCCTACCCCCCAAAAATACCAGCAAGACAAAGGTCCATGGTCCATCATCACCCAAGTTCCAACATACTTATTAAGATGTTAGATTATCAAGGTTGTTCAACTCATGGAAATAATCATAATCTCCTACAAGAAAGTAGAGTAGCAGACAAACCACCATCTTTTACAAAGACAGAAAGTACACATCCTGCATTTCAACGAATCGAAAAGAGACATTAACCACTTGAGGAACAAAAACATTCTATGAGCCCGTCTATTTGCGTGTTAGCAAGTTTTTAGGGAAAAAACCCCAATTCACTATTCATGCTTTATAAGTCCAGAACTTTAAAAGTACTATTCACTGAAGTTAAAGTTCTACTTCTTACATGGCACTATCTTGAGCATAGAGTAAGATATATATTCATGTTGCACAGCAGTACCAAGTATCAACACACAAAAATTATCATTGCCAATTCACACCATATGACAACACAACACAAgccaaaaaactcattcaaaATCCTCTTTTTTCTTATCGGTAAGTTACTCACACTTAGTAGATTTTGAACTCACGATCTCACCCTCCACCCATTCTTATGGAAGAATGAAAGAACTACAAAACCTCTTAAAAATTATTCACCATCCATACATATTTCTTTACTcctaaaagccaaaaaaaaaaaaaaaaccaccctaATCTAAGAGCCTATCAGCTAATTTACCTACAACAACCAAGACTTTCTATCATTCATACATGTCATTTTTTAACTATTTCTACTAGTGTTATTTTAACTCGGCTTCAAACGGTCCCACTTATGTCGGTAAGTAGcaaaaactaataaacaaaTTCTGTTTAACCGACTCGCTGTAAAAAGTTAATAGAcattataaaattcaatttaaaaaaaataaaataaaataaaaaaagcagcagcagtagtagtagtagaagacAGTACCgcaaattcagcaaaaaaaaaaaagaaaaaaaaagagaagacagTACCGCAAATCTTGATAGGGGCAGAGAGTTCGAGAAGATTAGGCTGTTGAAGAAAGATGTCTCTGGAAGCACCACAAAGCTGCTTGATCTCATTCTCCGATAGCTGAACTTGCTTACCCGGTCTCGCTGATCTGACCTCTGTCAGCCGCCTGATTATATCATCCACTACGGCAAGGTCCATCGTAACCTGACCTTGCGCCGCcattggatttcttttttcagatcctccccctcccccctccccccttggAACGGCTACGATTTCAGGAAACCCTAGAGAGGGGGTGGGTTTGGTTGGTTTGGTTggtacttttgtttttttgtgtttttttcctctctctctcagtgtttgagactttatttatttttgtgttgtcTATTTTGGTGagtttataataaaaagtattttctcGGGAAAGAAGAGtggaaaaaaggaaaggaaatgacagattctattttttattaatttatttaagctTTTGAGAGGGAGAGGTGGAAGTGTCAAACTCTTAAAAAACATTGAAGATAGAGACGGCTGCTAAGTCATATGTTGCGGTGTTATAATTCATTTGATTAAGGATCTGTGGACTGAAAGTGAAAGGGGAGCGGTCATGAAACGGTGTCGTGTTGTgggaattttttaaaattttgggatttcaCGGACAGGCGCTGTTCTGTCTGTCTATCAAAACTTCCTTTTTGAAGATAAATCAGTCATATCGAGCTGTGGACCTTGTGGAAATGGGGGATGGGGTCGTAGATTTCATTTCATGGGCCCAAATAATGGCAAACAAACCTAACTTGAGTAGGAGCCCTAGCAAAAGTCCAACTAGACcccagaaagaaagaaaaaaatctcaaacataGCTACAGCATCTTTAATAGACTCTctaaacataaaattttctCCATTGTAGAGAGTAAATCCACAAGATAGGTTTTCAATGGACTCTAtatatgtgaaattttttttggctcatgaatcAAGTCTGATGGATTACTattcattcttcaaatgtttttttttcttattataataatcaagtattgaataaaaaaaatgttggaagatgtgtagttgttaaaaaaagaataaataataaatgaaaaaataatatttaaatgagatagagaatgggatagagaatctattggaaagtgtatttgaaaaagtgggtagttaaaaggtaaaaatcacagttcattctccaaacagtacaaaaatttgtctAACCTGCTAAAAATGCTCTTATGTTTGTTAGATTTTAGAACTAGCCTAGTTTTACTTTGATGTAAATTGAAATGGTCAAATAGTAAAACCTAATCGGTTTTGaattggatttattttatatcaCTCGGTTGATTTTAAGTTGATTAATTATACTAATTATGCAAATGTCCAAATTTAGCATGTGATTGCTACAACCAATATTGTAAATTACAAAGGTGCAAATGGAAAATAAATCTGAATACAATGATATGGTTACAATGAAAAACCCTAACGCAAAAAATCCAACAGGTGGTTTGAAGCTCTCTACCAACTAAAAAGTCCACTAAGACAAAAATGGAAATATAACCCGATCCTAGTATTGCTTCCTAAAATAGGATTTACTCACGTGACCATGTGTAGCAACAATCCAATTGGATTCTTTTATCTTATGGATCTTTTTGATGCATGAATACCTAATCCATGTCTAACTCACCACAATAGCTTAATTGCAGTAGTCATGATGCAAGGTCTTCTATGAAAAAATCATTAACCTTTAATGGAACTTTGAACATAATGTTTGGTACAAAACTCTAGGCACATAGTCATCGTAACAAGATCTCCACTTCACATAGTATTCTCCATATGTTAACAACAGCCTAATATGACTTTAAATACACCTTCGGAACTCTAGTGCACAAAACCCAAAGCCTCTTGATCATCTTGGGATGCAACTTgagaaaacaaattctaaaatcttTGAGGGCCCGCTTGGTACCATAACTCAAACaactattttcagtttttaaacaacattacacgtattttcacatattttttcacccacacgtatttccaaaaaaactgaaaactgttatttaagtATATGTACCAAACACTCCCTCAATCAATTGACGGGAGTGA
This genomic window contains:
- the LOC126697592 gene encoding serine/threonine-protein phosphatase PP1 isozyme 4 codes for the protein MAAQGQVTMDLAVVDDIIRRLTEVRSARPGKQVQLSENEIKQLCGASRDIFLQQPNLLELSAPIKICGDIHGQYSDLLRLFEYGGFPPNANYLFLGDYVDRGKQSLETICLLLAYKIKYPENFFLLRGNHECASINRIYGFYDECKRRFNVRLWKAFTDCFNCLPVAALIDDKILCMHGGLSPDLTNLDQIRNLSRPTAVPDTGLLCDLLWSDPGRDVKGWGMNDRGVSYTFGPDKVTEFLTKHDLDLVCRAHQVVEDGYEFFADRQLVTIFSAPNYCGEFDNAGAMMIVDEDLMCSFQILKPAEKKTKFMMSNKM